A part of Luteolibacter flavescens genomic DNA contains:
- a CDS encoding RNA polymerase sigma factor: MAPPFRPMSTGMASPFPVTQWTAVVDVCRGGSPADRQVALERLCADYWYPLYVFARRQGHPRQDAEDLTQGFFHYLLERDLFSAASQELGKLRTFLLTIFQRYIGDVRGRELAQKRGGGRELISLDVGHAESRYEAEPQDVATPEAHFDRSWAMSVLHAALHDLGESERAAGRGVQFSAVEAFLNPAAVADGSYEAAAAELGMNGEAVRKVVSRLRGKFRDCLRQQIAATLHEATAEKVDEELVALKAALRG, translated from the coding sequence TTGGCACCTCCCTTTCGCCCGATGAGCACCGGCATGGCCTCGCCCTTCCCCGTCACCCAGTGGACGGCGGTGGTGGATGTCTGCCGCGGCGGCAGCCCGGCGGACCGCCAGGTGGCGCTGGAGCGGCTGTGCGCGGACTACTGGTATCCGCTCTACGTCTTCGCCCGGCGGCAGGGTCACCCGCGCCAGGATGCGGAGGATCTGACGCAGGGATTCTTCCACTACCTGCTGGAGCGGGATCTTTTCTCCGCCGCGAGCCAGGAGCTGGGGAAGCTGCGGACCTTCCTGCTGACCATCTTCCAGCGCTACATCGGCGACGTGCGCGGGCGAGAGCTGGCGCAAAAGCGGGGCGGGGGGCGGGAGCTGATCTCGCTGGACGTGGGCCACGCCGAGAGCCGCTACGAGGCGGAGCCGCAGGACGTGGCGACGCCGGAGGCACACTTCGACCGGAGCTGGGCGATGTCCGTGCTGCACGCGGCCCTCCACGACCTGGGGGAGAGCGAGCGCGCCGCCGGCCGCGGTGTGCAATTCTCGGCGGTGGAGGCTTTCCTGAATCCGGCGGCCGTGGCGGATGGCAGCTACGAGGCGGCCGCGGCGGAGCTGGGCATGAATGGCGAGGCGGTGCGGAAGGTGGTGAGCCGCCTGCGTGGGAAATTCCGCGACTGCCTGCGCCAGCAGATCGCCGCGACGCTGCACGAGGCGACCGCGGAAAAAGTGGACGAGGAGCTGGTGGCGCTGAAGGCGGCGCTGCGTGGCTGA